Within Homo sapiens chromosome 2, GRCh38.p14 Primary Assembly, the genomic segment GGTACACTGATAGGGATTGTGATAAATCTATAGACAAATCTGGGGAGAATGTCCACctttatactatattatattatgGTCACTGAACAAgagatgtattttcatttatttagattgcTGATTTCATTTGCCagtgtttttcacttttagtatACAAAacttgaactttttaaaaagtgaatttctaaaagttttattctATGTTAATGCAATGAAATTGTTTCTTGAtatcattttgtagttttcattgctAGCATATGGTTTTTCCTACAGAATGTTTCTCGTATGTTTGAGAACTCTATGTTTTGCTGGTGTTGGGTGAAGCATTTTGTAGATATCTGCATGATCCAGTTGGATTAGAATATTTTCAAGTGTTCTACTTCTTTATTGATCTTTTAAGTGTTCTACTCACTATTCTAAGTGGTGAATTGAGATGTATTATTATTGAATTATCTACTTCTCCTTTTAAgtctgtcagtttttgtttcatgtattttgttttacttttttattattattatactttaagttctgggatacacgtgcagaacatgcaggtttgttacataggtatacatgtgccatggtggtttgttgcacccatcaacctgtcatctacattagatatttctcctaatgctatttctCCTTTTGGTCCCCACCCcctgagaggccccagtgtgtgatgttcccctccctatgcccatatgttctcattgttcacttcccacttatgagtgagaacatgcagtgattggttttctgttcctgagttagtttgctgagaatgatggtttccagcttcatccatgtccctgtaaaggacatgaactcatccttttttatggctgcatagtattccatggtgtatatgtgctacattttctttatccagtctattattgatgggcatttgggttggttccaaatctttgctattgtgaatagtgttgcaatagacatacatgtgcatgtgtctttatagtagaatgatttatgttcctttgggtgtatacccagtaatgggattgctgggtcaaatggtatttctagttctagatccttgatgaattgccacactgtctttcacaatggttgagctaatttacagtcccaccaacagtgtaaatgcgTTCCTGTtactctacatcctctccagcatctgttgtttcctgactttttaatgattgccattctaactggcgtgagatggtatctcactgtggtttttgatttgcatttctctaatgacccacgatgatgagccttttttcatgtttgttggccccataaatgtgttcttttgagaagtctctgttcatattccttcacccaatttttgatggggttgtttgtttttttcttgtaaatttgtttaagttccttgtaaattctggatattagccttttgtcagatggatagattgcaaaaattttcttccgttctgtaggttgcattttcactctgatgatagtttcttctgctgtgcagaaactctttagtttaattagatcccatttgtcaattttgtcttttgttgcaattgcttttggtgttttagtcatgaagtctttgctcatgcctatgtcctgaatggtattacctaggttttcttctagtttttttatggttttaggtctcatgtttaagtctttagtctatcttgagttaatttatgtataaggtgtaaggaaggagtccagtttctgttttctgtgtattgctagccagttttcccaacaccatttattaaatagagaatcctttccacattgcttgtttttgtcaggtttatcaaagatcagatggttgtagacatgcaggtttatttctgaggcctctgttctgttccattagtctatatatctgttttggtaccaataccatgttatttttgttactgtaaccttgtagtatagtttgaagtcaggtagtctgatgcctccagctttgttctttttacttaggattgtcttggctatacaggctttttgttgttgttgttgttccatatgaaatttaaagtagttttttctaattctttgaagaaagtcaaagGAAGCTtagtgggaatagcattgaatctataaattactttgggcgttatggccattttcacgatattgattcttcctatccatgagcatggaatgtttttccatttgtttttgtcctctcttatttcgttgagcagtggtttgtagttctccttgaaaatgtccttcacataccttgtaagctttatcctaggtattttattctctttgtagcaattgtgaatgagagttcactcatgatttggctctctgtttgtctattattggtgtatagaaatgtttgtgatttttgcacattgattttgtatcctgagactttgctgaaattgcttatcaccttaaggagtttttgggctgagatgatggggttttctaaatatgcaatcatgtcacctgcaaatagagacaatttgacttcctcttttcctattttaatacgctttatttctttctcttgcctgattgccctggccagaacttccaacactatgttgaataggagtggtgagagagggcatccttgtcttgtgctggttttcaaaaggaatgcttccagttttgctcattcagcatgatattggctgtgggtttgtcataaatagctcttactattttgagatgtagttcatcaatacctagtttattgagtgcttttagCATTAAGtggtgctgaattttatcaaaggctttttctgcatccattgagatagtcatgtggtttttgtcattgattctgtttatgtgttggattacatttattgatctgtgtatattgaaccaagcttgcatcccagggatgaagctgacttgatcatggtggataagctttttgatgtgctgttggattcagtttgccagtattttattgaagatttttgcatcgatgttcattagggatattggcctgaaattttcttcattttgttgtgtctctgccaggttttggtatcaggatgaggctggactcataaaatgagttagagagtagcctctctttttctattgtttggaataatttcagaaggaatggtatcagctcctctttatacctctggtagaattcagctatgaatccatctggtcctgggattttttttggttggtaggctattaattactgcctcaatttcagaatttgttattggtctattcagggatttgacttctttttggtttagtcttggaagggtgtatatgtccaggaatttatccatttcttctagattttctagtttatttgtgtggaggtgtttgtaatattctctgatggtagtttgtatttctgtgggatcagtggtgatctcctctttatcattttttattgtgtctatttgattcttctctcttttcttctttactagtctggctagaggtctatcgattttgttaatcttttcaaaaaaaccagctggattcattgattttttgaagggatttttgtgtctctatctccttcagttctgctctgatctcagttatttcttgtcttctgctagcttttgaatttgtttgctcgtGCTTCTCTAGtgcttttaattgtgatgctagggtgtcaattttagatctttctcgcTTTCTCCtgttggcatttagtgctgtaaatttttctgtaaacattgctttagctgtgtcccagagattctgatacattgtgtctttcttctcattggtttcaaagaacttatttatttctgccttagtttcattatatacccagtagtcattcaggatcaggttgttcagtttccatgcagttgtgcagttttgagtgagtttcttaatcatgagttctaatttgattgcactgtggtctgagaggctcttatgatttccattcttttgcatttgctgagcagtgttttccttccaattatgtggtcaattttagaataagtgtgatgtggtgctgagaagaatgtatattctgttgatttggggtggagagttctctagatgtctattaggtccacttggtccagagctgagttcaagtcctgaatatccttgttaatattctgtctcgttgatctgtctgatattgacagtggggtgttgaaatctcccactattattgtgtgggagtctaagtctctttgtaggtctctaagaacttgctcaatgaatctgggtgctcctgtattgggtgcatatatatttaggatagttagctcttcttggcgcattgatccctttaccattatgtaatgctcttctttgtctttttttatctttgttggtttagagtctgttttatcagagatgagaattgcaacccctgcttttttttttttattttgggctttccatttgcttggtaagtattcctccatcccttcattttgagcctgtgtgtgtctttgcacatgagatgggtctcctgaatacagcacacagatgggtcttgactctatccagtttgccagtctgtgtcttttaattggggcatttagcccattttcatttaaagctaacattgttatgtgtgaatttgatccagtcattatgatgctagctggttattttgcccattagttgatgtggtttcttcatagtgtcgattgtctttacattttggtatgttttcgcagtggctggtaccagttttccttttcatatttagtgcttccttcaggagctcttgtaaggcaggcctggtggtgacaaaatccctcagcatttgcttgtctgtaaaggactttatttctcctttgcttatgaagcttagtttgactggatatgaaattctgggttgaaaattcttttctttaagaaagttgcatactggcccccactgtcttctggctcacaggatttctgcagagagatcctctgttagtctgattggtgtccctttgtgggtaacctggcctttctttctggctgcccttaacattttttccttcatttcaaccttgatgaatccaacaattatgtgtcttggggctgcttttctcaaggagtatctttgccgtcttctctgtatttcctgaatttgaatgttggcctctcttaCTAGGCTGGggcagttctcctggataatatcctgaagtatgttttccaatttggatccattctccctgtcactttcaggtacaccaatcaaacgtaggtttggtcttttcacatagtcccatatttcttgggggctttgttctttccttttcattctttgttctctaatcttgtcttcactcTTGacttcattaagttgatcttcaatctctgatatcctttcttctgcttgattgattcagctattgatacttgcgtacgcttcatgaagttctcgtgctgtgtttttcagctccatcagatcatttatgttcttctctaactagttattctagttaccagttcctgtaaccttttatcaagattcttagctttcttgcattgggttagaacatgctctttcAGCTCAGAGgggtttgttattacccaccttctgaagcctacttctgtcaattcatcaaactcattgtctatccagttttgtttccttgctgatgaggagttgtgatcctttggaggagaagaggctttctggtttttggaattttcatcctttttgcgcttgtttttttctcatcttcatggatttatctatctttggtctttaatgttggtgaccttcggatggtgATTTTCCTGGGTGTCCTTTTAGTTGAtattgatgctattgctttctgtttgttagttttccttctaagagtcaggcccctcttctgcaggtctgctggagtttgttggaggtccactccggaccctgtttgcctgtgtctcaccagcggaggctgcagaacagcaaatattgctgcctgcttcttcctctggaatCTTTGTCCCAGAGAGGCACtggccagatgccagctggagctctcctgtatgaggtgtctgtcaactcctgctgggaggtatctcccagtcatCAGGCACTGGAGtaagggacccacttgagaaggcaatCTGTCCTTTAGCAGAGCTTGCGTGCTGTGCGAGGAGacccgctgctctcttcagagccagcagacaGGAAAggttaagtctgctgaagcttggcccacagctgccccttcccccaggtgctctgtcccagggagatgggagtttatctataagcccctgactgaggctgctgcctttctttcagagatgtcctccccagagaggaggaatccgGAGGGGCAGTCTGGTTATAGCGGCTTTGTCACACTGCAGTGGGTTCCACCTGTTTCAGGTATTTTGAGACATCTTCCTGAAGAATTAActactttattattataaaatactcCTTTTCTTCTCAAGTAACATTTTTGCTTTAAAGTCAAATATGTCTGATATTAGTATCATTGCAGACAAAACCAGTCCCCCAAAAGATGGAGTCTTTCCCTATTTGGTGTCACAAAGCCAATACATGAAACAGAAAGTGAGTGTCAAGCACTGCAGGATTTATTTGATGGCCATGGAATTGAGAAGCAGGAACATGACTCACAAATTGGCTTCTCTGCTAGTGAGGGGTAAAGTGGTTAAAATATAGGGTTTCTCCAATGAAAGGACTGGGCATTAAAAACAAAGGGAGGAATATTCATGTCTTTTCTGGAAATAGGTTGTGAACTTCCTAGGAACCAGAGTGTGCTTCCTTTTTGTACCTTTATTGCTTCTTCTGGCCATTGTCATGGTGATTGTCAGCTGTCATTGTGCTGGTAGGAGTGTCATTTAGCATGGAAATGAGATTATAATGAACCAGATGTCTTTCTGAGGTCCTTTGATGGTGATCTTGATTCTAACCAGTATCAGCTGGACTAGTTATAAAGGAAACTTTTTACCACAGGCATTCTGTTTCTTAAAGATAAGCAGAGTTCAGACAGGGTAGAAATTCAGCAATCTCATATAGGCATTACACTGGGTAACAGTACAGAAACCAGTGTTCTTATGGTTTCTGTTTGCAAGATAtgtctatttccttccttttattttcaagctATTTGTGTCTTAATTTAACTCATGTCTCTCATACATAGCATACAGTTGAAtcttgttttcattgttgttacTTTAATCCAGGATGACaatttgtttcctttgttatcAAATCACATTTAACTCTATTATTGATATGATTgatgttatgggctgaactgtgtccctgCACAATTAATTTGTGAAAGTCCTAAGAGTAATATTTCAGAATTTAACTTTATTGAGAGTTAGGATATTTAAAGAGATGATTAAGTATGCCTGtatatttaatttacataattgatcattcacttattcattcatccaaggAGTAGCATTTAACAAACTTTGCAGGCTGGCCTCCAAAAATGTACCACTAATGCACTCAGGACCGCAGACCTGACAATTCTCCTTAAGTTATCATTTCAGTCATGACTTCAAATTGCATAACCAAGAACAGATGTGTTCTCCTCAGACCCCAACTATGCGAATTCTTCTGGAATATTAAATACTCCAGTCAGACTGGATCAACAATTTAATTATTTGTGTAATTCACACTAGGTTCATGCTAACATGTGTTGTGGATGAAATCTTAATCTTTTTATCTTGTCATAAACAAGGCCACCACATGTTCATAAGCCTGACATACATAAAATGTGAGTGGGGTTTTAACAAGTGGATGGGCCATGGCAAGCTCTGGAGTGTGACAATCATTCCCACCCCAACCACCCAAGCATGGGCTGTAGAAAGAGCAAATGCAGAAGACAGAACACTGgataaaaataagtttgtttttatttttcagggcTCTAGAGACTGAGACAGGTGAAGGTACTGAAGATCAGCGATGCAAACTCATTAGGGAGGAGATGGTCTGAACTGAGTTGGAGACATAGTCTAGTTTAATTTTTGACTTCATAGTAATTGCAGGACCAGTTCTAGACATCCATTTTTCAGCTTCCTCTAGTTTTTGAACTTGCAAACAAAGGAGAACTTCTTCTCACAAGATTCATCCTTCCATTTCTTGAATCCTATGGTACAATGAGAAGTGTCAGACATAGAGGATCAGAAGGAGTGTAGCCCCTCCTCAACCTAGGACTCAGAACAAAAAACTAGAGGaaatacttctttattttccagATAAGGAGCTTACCTTTCCTCTATCCCAGTCCCCATGTTCATCCCCAGAGATAAGTGGGAAGGAAATGGCAACAGGTGGATAGATTGTCTGCCTCTCACCTGAGCATGAAGTCAGGCTTGCACAGTAGCCAGCATTAGCACTGCTCGGGGATCCAGTGTCCCAGGACTTGTAGGAGACCAGGGACCCACTACTCCAGTGCCAGCGGCGGTTCTAGATGGAGAAGGGCCAGAACAGGGGCCATGGTCACTCAAAAATCAATAGAATAACCAGGCCTGTGTGCACACTCAGAAACAGGCCAAGTTATAGCAGAAAGAATAAACATTGTTGTCACCATGAATATCATATCATTTCCTCTGCTTTTGCTCTAAGCTTCTCCTTCTCTAGAATGTCCgaattcctcctcctcttccagcaAATAATAAGTGTTCAGAATTTGATACAGAGACCCATAAAAGCCCATTAAAGAGAgtggtttctgatttttttcctgaatctcAGAACTCTCATATCCAGCATAACATTGGCTGTAGAGTAGTCGTTGATATATTATTTAGTTTATAGTGTTAAACTAAATAATATACTGTACAGTTTTATACActtgtataaaatgtataacaaaTGCCAGCAGTAGATTCTCCTCCACTACTCATTTTCTATATAGTCTACAGAGGGACCTCTTCCAAGACAGACAATAGCAAAATAGGGAAAAAGTTGTACATAAAGATGCATTTCTAGAAGTAGACACAATGAGTGGGTGCATGAATTCCCAGAGCCCAGAAAATTCAGCCTTCAGCTCATGTCTCTAACTACCTACACTGAACTTCACAACTCATACATTATAGGATCTATAAAGAGGttgcttttatttaaacaaacaaaaagataaaagttgGTGATTGCGGTGCCAGACCTTAAACGTCCCTCTTACCTCTCAAAAATGTTTATAAGGAGATAGAGGTGGCTGCAGACTGACCTTTTTTGGGTCATGGAGGCCAATCCAGACATTGCTGTCATCAGTGCTACTCTCCTTAATCAGTGAGGCCACGAAGGCACCCTCCGCCTGGGTGAGCACAGACACCAGGTTGCCTGAATTCATGTTCTGGCAATAGAGCTGTTGGAGAAGAAAATGGAGCACTCAGTGGAGAAGGAAGGTGTGAGGGATATACTGAGACCTTCCAGAGGATGTAACAGAAAAAGGACAGCACAGAAATGTCCCTGATGATGCTGTCACTGACCACCAGCATCTCTGTGCTGGGAATGTGTCAAATGATGGGATAAAGTAGATTGGGAAGTTTGGGACCAGTGGTGGAATAGGGAAGGGATCAATCTTATCTCATTGCAGCCACAGAACACACTGCAAATTAGCAGCTGCCTCTACCTTCATAAGCCTCCCTTCCCCTGCTGCTCTCCTCACTCACATCTGCATCAACCCAGGTCTCAGGGTCTTCATTAAAGTAGTAGCAGTAGGAGCGATAGGCATTGGTGCCTTCTGGGCAGCTGATTCGGGGATTAGGCAGCTCTGTCTGGGACTCCtggcctggggaaaaaaaaaaggagataattaaGAAAGAATCGCAGGGCAAGGAAAAGGCTGGAAGGTGAATTAGGGGCTTCTTGGTGTCCTTTATAAGAACATATGGATACAGTGAATACTGGGGCGATTGCTCACTTCTGCCCTCCTGCATCCTATCTCTTTTCTCTCTAGTTTCCTCTGCTCAAGACAAGAGCTCACAATGAATAGGCTAAATAAATGAGTCCTCGTTTTCCTTTAATTCTGAGGCTGAGGCTTCTGCCTTTAAAGACCCAGGCTTCCTCCTTTCTCAAGTTTCTCTCGGTTTCCCTGCACACGTTTGCCTTAGCTCTCCATCCTAGCAATGACTACATAAAAACATCCCCCAAACTGCCATCGCATATAGATTCAATCAGATAAACTCAACCACAATGGTCACCTATAAGTGGTCCTATTAAATTCTGTCTCAAACCCATGAATGAGGTGAGGGTGTTTTTGAATGGGATAAAATCAGCCATAATGATCACTGAACAACATAAAAAAACCCTGATGTTGACTCTGCTTTTTTTCAAGTGAACCTTATACATGAG encodes:
- the REG1B gene encoding lithostathine-1-beta precursor — protein: MAQTNSFFMLISSLMFLSLSQGQESQTELPNPRISCPEGTNAYRSYCYYFNEDPETWVDADLYCQNMNSGNLVSVLTQAEGAFVASLIKESSTDDSNVWIGLHDPKKNRRWHWSSGSLVSYKSWDTGSPSSANAGYCASLTSCSGFKKWKDESCEKKFSFVCKFKN